Genomic window (Nicotiana sylvestris chromosome 7, ASM39365v2, whole genome shotgun sequence):
GTTGGGCTTCTTATCTTGCTTATGGACTTATGAAAATTTACGAGCAAGTTGCGCGTTTGGCCCATCAATCAAAAATTAGTAAAAATTGTGTGGAgtagccactttttaaagtggtatttactttttatccagtattttcaatgcttagcaatagtagccactagtctattaaaattaatatgaaaagacgatgttatcttttcttctatctctttcatgttaGGGAGAAGAACCGTACCGCCGTGTGTGATAAGTTTATTGTTTTTAGAAGAAACGCAATACAAACAACAACACTTGCATTTTCTTTTTCCAGAAAAGTGAACCCCACATCAAAATACTCAGTCAGAACTACAAACATATTTGTAAACTACTATTCTCCACATCAATATACGTTCACTAAAAAATAAAACGAAATTAAATAGAAACAATAAAGGAAAACCTTTTGTAGTCCATTTCAGCTAGTGAAGGAATTGGAGATAACCGCCATAGACATAACCAACACCCGTGAACTTAAAattataagttcaaaagttaaggacacttggtcctgaacttagactaacaagctcaaaagttaaggacaataggtcctgaagtcctgaatttatactaacaagctcaaaagttaaggacaatatgtcacgacccaatttaggatcgtGATCGGCGCTTAGGAGCAAGTACCCCCAAGAAAGCCTCATCgatattttacagaaaatcgggCAGAGTTTCTCCTGTTTTTGGACTATCCCAAAAAAATTTCCTGTCTCAAATCAACAACGAAACATCCTAATACTATACGAAATAATTGACAACTTGTCAGTTAACTAAAACAAGTCTACACCATAACTAAACTACCAACTAACCACTAGAAATACGaatttatctccaactttgataaatgagaacgatactcaacatacgactataataacaaaagaatactCATGAAACTAAAATAACGACTATGGAGTGACtctaagaattcaaagaaaaggccataacaataaataaaatctccgcccacgcgaacaagtgcgaggtTCACCAAGAACTATCAACCTATGCGCTTTAATTAACGAAATTCTCGCCCGCATCAACtgctgtctctgtaaaaaaaatttagtggggaatgagtcgctagctcagtgagtaataacacttaactaCAATCTTttttattggggacaagtcaaaaaaacatgctagtatctcaaacagaaaataacatcaaaatgccctttcagaaacaataaacaattttcagtctcatcatgtttttcttgtagtataatactATTGACAATTTcgtaataagctcggtaaccactgtataatatcaatattcataTTCTCGGAGGTTTCAATAaacggatcatgtaatcggtataactgtggacttctttgCAAGAAGTCGAATATAATGGTAGTCCCTATTCGAGGGAAATCGGTAatggtatgctagttctaccttcccactagcgagggctataacggTAATCGGTAATTACAaagtgcaccaggtctaacgaacccacCGTCAGCAACGGgatccttcaatgtctactcccatttatacttgtctatgtaattcgtatatatatatatatatatatatatatatatatatatatatatatatatatatatactcgtagaaaatatttaaaaacaaTACAGGGCTTTCGGTTCTTATCAAGTCATATAATTTCAtttcgataacagtaaattcaagtaacagTAAAATAAATCTAGTGAAAATAGAAATATTTAAAACCACGGTAACcatctcaaataactatttcggtatcatatcgagtaaaagacttgtcccacatgcaactcaaaataatcggtaacatattcatcttaaaaatcatgtgtaaatcatgcaagttatgaaaacacaaattgcggtaagattactgCTCACCGAACTCGTGCCAAAATACCAACTTCTTCACCTCAAGCAACTcgtacaaattcctccaatcaatctaAAATTGCATAATATCGATCTCGTGTTAATTTCCTTATTTAGGCTAATTCATAGCTATtttagaatacccaatcatcgggGTTCATGTTTGAGTCTTAATTTGTGAATTTATATTTACCCACATATGAGTAATTACAAATTTATCAACTCCAACCTATTCATATAATTTATTACTCCAAATTTCATAAAGTTCTATTGATTCTTTAGGAAGAAAATTCTCAATTGTGTGAATGAACTAGTGTAATATCTATTACTCTGTAGAATCATCCAATCAAGAGAATCGAAATTAAAATCTACCAGAAGAAAAAGTTCAAGTAATACCTGTAAGAGACAATGTGCTTAATATTCCTTAATAGTTATAGTTATGGCTCCAACGCATTGCACCCACTTCTTcctccttttctcttttccttctttcttctctgctcgtttcctttttgttttcGTTTCTGCTGAAGCCTTTGCTTCTTCCCCTTCCGTAacccttgttttttttttccttttagtttAGAGAATGGGCTTCGGCCCTTTTGTGCTTGCatcccttttttccttttattttgttttgttttatttgttaGTTCCCTTTATTTGGATTTAAATTATTGGGGTATTACATCTTTCTCACCTTATGAAATTCGGTCCCCAAATTTAACTTAAGTACGTACCTGTAGACTgaaataaatggggaaacttcGCTTGCATATCTTTTTCTACTTCCCAAGTAGCTTCTTTAATGTTATGATTTCCCCATATAACTTTAACGAACACAATTTATTTTGACCATAGCTTTCTTACTTGTATATAAACAATTGCCATCGCCTCCTCCTTGAAGATAACTTCTCATCAAGCGGTATAGTTGGTGCTTCAAGCACCTGAGATGAGTCTTATATACATTTTCTTAGCATTGAGATATGAAACACTGGACGAATAAAGGACAACTCAGGAGGAAGTGCCAAACGATAAGCCACAACTCCTACTCGGTCTAGTATCTCATACGGTcctataaacctggggctcaacttgcctCTTTTTCCAAACCGCATCACACCTTACATAGGGGAGACTCGCTGGAACTCCATGAAGCTGGACAATTTCATTCATAAATATTTGTGCATACCTCACTCCACCGTATGTAGTCTTCACTGGCAAAAAGTGTGTTGATTTTGTCAGTCGATCTGCAATTACCCACACTGAATCATAACCTCTAAGGGTTCGTGGTAGACCGGTGACAAAATTCATAGTAATTCTTTCCCATTTTCACTATGGAATCTCAATTTGTTGTAGTAGTCCTACGGGTCGCTGATGCTTAGCCTTGACCTGCTGACAAGTCAAACAACTAGAAACAAAGTTAGAAACATCTTTCTTCATACCTTCCCACCAATAAAATTGCTTCAAGTCATGGTACATTTTTGTGGATCCAGGATGTATGGTGGATTTAGAGTTTTGGGCTTCTTCAAGAAAAACATGTCTCAACCTATCTACGTTTGCTACACATAGCCTGTCACCCATTTGAAGAACACCATCACTTTCAACAATCATATCCTTGCTTTTACCAGCTAAGGCCTCATCTCTGTATTTGTATAATCGTTCATCCTCATATTAGGTGGCCTTCATGCGCTCAACTAATGAAGACTTGGCTTGAGCATAAGCCAACAATGCCTCTGAATTTCCAACACTAAATCCAATACCCGTATCTTCTAGTCTCTGAGTATCTTTGGCCAAAAGTCTCTTTGCAGGAGCTATATGTGCCATACTCCCCATAGATTTTCTactcaatgcatcagccaccacattggcttttccaggatgatacaaaatagaacAATCATAGTCTTTGATTAGTTCCATCCAACGACGTTGCCGAAGATTCAGATCTCTCtactgaaagatatacttcaaactTTTATGgtcagtatagatctcacaagtTTTGTTGTGTAGATAATGTCTCCAAAATTTTAGAGCAAATACCACTGCAGCCATCTCCAAATCATGTGTAGGATAGTTTTGCTCGTATTTTTTCAATTGTCTCGAAGCATAAGCTATAACACAACCATTTTGCATGAGAACACATCCTAATCCCACCCTCAAGGTGTCATAGAATACTGTAAATCTTCTAGAACCTGATGGTAAGGCTAATATTGGTGCAGTTGTCAAAcatgttttgagtttttgaaagCTCTGCTCAgattcctccgtccactgaacCTTTGCATTTTTCTATGTTAGCTTGGTCAGCGGCACTGCTATTTTGGATAAATCCTACACAAATCGCATGTAATAGCCTGTTAATCCTAAAAAGCTACAAATCTCTGTAGGAGAAGTAGGCCTGGGCCATTTCTGCACAGCTTCtgtcttcttaggatctaccatAATTCCATCTTTGGAAACAACATGCCACAGAAATGATACCGAGTCTAGCCAAAATTCAtgcttcgagaacttagcataaagctgATGTTCTCGCAATATTTGCAACACAATCATGAGATGGTCCTCGTGTTCTCCTTGGCTACGAAaatatatcaggatatcatcaataaatactattacaAATCTATCTAGAAACGGCTTGAACACCCTATTCATTAAAAACATAAATGCCGCTGGAGCATTAGTCAGTACGAAAGGCATCACAAGAAACTTATAGTGCCTGTATCGAGTTCTGAAAGCAATCTTAGaaatatcttcatctttgattctaaGCTGATGGTAACTAGAACGAAGGTCAATCTTTAAAAAGTGGGCAgctccttgtaactgatcaaacatgtcatctatacgaggcaaaggatatttattacgtattgttatcttgttcaactacttgtagtcaatgcacattctcagggGTCCATCTTTATTCTTTACGAACAGTACTGATACACCCCatggtgatacactaggtctaataaaacctttaTCTAACAAATCGTGTAACTGTTGCTTTAGCTccctcaactctgctggtgccattcgATATAGGGGTATCGATATGGGCTGTGTGTCAGGtagcaaatcaataccaaagtctatTTCTCGTACTGGAGGCAATCCTGGTAAATCCTTaggaaatacatcagaaaattctCTCACTACTGGTATATTTTCTATACTAACTGTTTCCTTTCTTGTGTCATTTACAATAGCTAAGATACCCAAGCAACCTTTCTTTAGAAGTCATTGAGCCTTCATAAAAGATACAATTTTGCAAGTCTCTGGAACCTTACTCCCTTTTAGAATAAAACTGGGTTCATTTTGTATCTCAAACTTTACTATCTTTGCATGACAATCGACTATAACATAGcaagaagataaccaatccattcccatcagcatgtcaaagtcaatcatatcaagtacAATAAGGTCATCTAGAGTATCTCTACCCTCAACCCGAATCTGACAAGCACGATACACTATTCGGATAATAAAGACTCTCCAACAGGAGTAGCAACTAGAAAAGGATTATTCAATAGCTCATGCGGTCTACTAAAACTCAAAGCAAAGTACGAGGACACATAGGAGTGAGTAGATCCCAGATCAATTAATGCAAGTGCATCAAATTAACAGACAGAAAGAATACCTATAACCACATCATTCGAGGCCTGAGCATCCTGTCTAGTAAATGCAAAAATTCTCGCTTGACCTTTACCAGCATTCCCTTATCCTTGATTCACGGTAGCACGGTCTCCAGCACCTCGACCTCTATTTCCTGTACCTGTAGCACCTGAAGTATTACGAGTAGTCTAAGTCGGTGCAGCTGACTGAATAGAAGCCTGGTTGAAATTTCTCGGAGGCTGAGGGAAATCCCTCAAATGATGTCCTAATTGGCCATATTGATAGCACTCTCCAGTTAGAACACAACATTGGCCCAAATGTAATCTACCACAGGTCTAGCATAATGGCATATATCTACCTAGAATTATGATGTCCAAAAGATGATGGTCCTCTATTACCTTGTATGTGATGTGGTCTGTATGTGGACTATGAAGACATATGTGTCCCTGTCTGAGAACCCTGTTCTTGTTGTCCCTGATTTCCTGctcttttattttcactaaaaccgCCACTGAAAGCCCCTCATATCTTGGCCTTTTTACGTAAATCACTAGCTACACGCTCATCACGTCCCTTATTTTCAATCTTTCTAGCAAGGTCGACTACATCAGAGTAGGATAAAGTATTCATCTGTAGGGCTACTGTAGTGTATATATGACCAACTAATCCATCCACAAACCTCTGAACTTGAGCTTCTTTGGTAGGCACTAAGTAAGGAGCATATATAACCAACTTATAAAACTTAGTGTTATATGTTGACACATCCATATCTAGAGTCTGAACCAATCTCTCAAAGTCTCTAGCATATTTTTGCATCAGGCTGCCTGGAAGAAAATGATTCTTGAACAACTTAGTGAACCCGTCCCCATGTCAGTGGTGTTGCTCCTGCTGGCCTTCCTAGCAATACAGTTTCATTCCATGTGTTGGCCATATCCTCTAGTTTGTATGCTGCGAGATCCACGGCTCTCTCACTAGAACATCCAAGAGCACATAATGCCTTGAGTGTCCCATCCAAGAAACTTTGAGGATCTGCTGAAACATCAGAACCTGtgaattttggtgatttcaatTTCAGGAACTCTTGTAGTGATACTTCCTTATTCCCGAAAGTATGAGTCTGTGCAGGTGCTTGTGTCTGTAAAGTAGCTTGAGGAGCTGCACTTCCACCATGAGTAGGCACTAATGCCTCTAACACATTCAATAACATTGCCACTGCGTCTAAAAGTAAGGAAATAGTAGGTACAACAGTTGGCACTGGTGGTGGAACGTCTTTAACTCCCTGCCCTTGCACTTGATCTTGCATAGCAGCTTGGGGTTGACCCATGTTCCCAACTTCAGGTTGAGGAGCAGTCTGTCTTCTAGTTTAATGAACCCCAACTTGACCGCCACCCCGGGTAATACCACGTCCAGCAGATGAAGGTGTGCGTGTCCTATCCATCTGCAAAAGAAATACTCCAAAAACAATCTCAAGTTATCTCAACGCACAATCAAAGAATGAAAGAAGGGAAAACAGTCCTAGTTGTTCAGTAGCCTTAAGATCATAAGTATGGGCGCCTACATACCCATgaaataagactctactaaacattgcTCTATAACTCGGGACTTAaagcctaagctctgataccaactttgtcacgacccaatttaggatcgtgaccggcgcttaggagcaagtgcccccaagtaagcctcatcgatATTTTATAGAAAATCGGGCAGAGTTTTCCCTATTTTGGACTATCCCAAAAAACTTTCCTATCTCAAATCAACAACGAAATATCCTAATACCATATCAAATAATTGACAACTTGTCAGTTAACCAAAACAAGTCTCAACCATAACTAAACCACCAACTAACCACTAGAAATACGAATTTATCTGCAACTTTGATAAATGAGAACGATACTCAACATACGACTATAATAACAAACGAATACTCATGAAACTAAAataatgactatggagcgacttctaagagttcaaagaaaaggaaataacaataaataaaatctccgcCCACGTGAATAAGTGTGAGGCTCACCAAGAACTATCAACCTGTGCGCTTTAATTAACAAAATCCCCGCCCGCGTCAACTGATGTATCTGTAAAAAAAATTAAcggggaatgagtcgctagctcagtgaatAATTACACTTAACCATAATCGTTTTCATTGGCGACAAGTCAAAAAATATGCTAGTATctcaaaaagaaaataacatcaaaatgccctttcagaaacaataaacaattttcagtctcatcatgtttttcttgtagtataatactATTGACATTCTGTAATAAACTCGCtaaccactgtataatatcaatattcataTTCTGGGAAgtttcaatgaacggatcatgtaatcggtataactgtggacttctttgTAAGAAGTTgaatataacggtagtccctactcgagggaaatcgataacggtatgctagttctaccttcccactagcgagggatATAATGATAGTCggtacaaggtgcaccaggtctaacgaactcGTCGTTAGCTACGAGATCCTTCAATatctactcccatttatacttatctctgtaatccgtatatatactcgtagaaaatattttaaaacaatacagggcatttcggttcttatcaaattatataatttcatttcgataacagtaaattcaagtaacaATAAAACAAATCTAGTGACAACAGAAATATTTAAAACCACGGTAACcatctcaaataactatttcggtatcatatcgagtaaaagacttgtcccacatgcaactcaaaataatcggtaacatattcatcTTAAAAATCATGCATAAATCATGCAAGtaatgaaaacacaaattgcggtaagattactactcatcGAACTCGTGTCGAAATACCAACTTCTTCACCTCAAGCAACTcgtacaaattcctccaatcaatctaAAACTACATAATACTGATCTCATGTTAGTTTCCTTATTTAGGCTAATTCATAGCTATtttagaatacccaatcatcgggGTTCATGTTTGGGTCTTAATTTATGAATTTATATTTACCCACATATGAGTAATTACTAATTTATCAACTCCAACCTATTCATATAATTTAGTACTCCAAATTTCATAAAGTTCTATTGATTCTTTAGGAAGAAAATTCTCAATTGTGTGAATGAACTAGTGTAATTTCGATTACTCTGCAGAATCTTCCAATCAAGAGAATCGAAATTAAAATCTACTAGAAGAAGAAGTTCAAGTAATACCCGTAAGAGACAATTAATGCTTAAGATTCCTCAATAATTATAGCTATGACTCCAACGCACTGCACCCACTTCTTCctccttctttttctcttttccttctttctactctgctcattttctttttttttgttttttgtttctaCTGAAGCCTTTGCTTCTTCCCCTTCCATAACCCTTGTtttgttactttttttttttcattttagtttAGAGAATGGGCTTCGGCTCTTTTGTGCTTGCatccctttttccctttttcttgtttgttttattttatttgttagTTCCCCTTTTTTTTGGATTTAAATTATTTTGTAAACGTCTAATATGTCCTCACTTAAAATATTGGAGTATTacacaataggtcctgaacttacagttacaagtttaaaagttaaggacaagtagtccttaacttagagttacaagcacagaacTTAAGGACAGgtggtcctgaacttcgagttccaagttcaaaagttaaggacatgtagtcctgaagtcctgaacttagagttgtaAGTTCAAAAGtaaaggacatgtagtcctgaagtcctgaacttagagttgtatgttcaaaagttaaggacacttggtcctgaactttatgaGCAGAAGAGTGTTTTCGTCCGGacaggtaaagtttattaaagtagtggctaaagactaaagacattttaaacaatggcttaaaagtaaatacatgtatTATTAGTGGCTAATCGTGCACTTCCCCCAAAAATTATTACATTTGCTAGTCAATATACACAAAATATACATCGATTAGTATAAATTATACAATTTATATTATGcattaatatataaaatatatgtatttttgactATTATTTTTTAGAGCAGTTATACAATGTAATTTTTCCAACATTATTGAACAAGCAATGCACTACAGGTTACGATATCCAATGGCGTAGCTACTTAGAGTGAGGGTTGTTCAATTGAACAGTCTTCATTAGAAAATTACATTGAGTATATAGATTCCTCAAAATtaccaactagcccaaaaataataggctaagattcaacatccaactccaataggttctcaaaattactatttaatttttaaaaaagattcctcaaacttttaaattaattttcgaatcagtaaatgtgactcaaatattaatcCAACAAACTAAAttcatttgggtggtgaaaattagatttttaacaagcttaaatatgtgggtttaaattccgaatttgattttgtgagaaatttggagtgggtgttatttagacATGTTAAAATAGTATAAGAAGATTGTATATAAAATTTAAAGTTATTTAATGGAgattggactggttttgaacaagaattgcgaCTGAAAATCGTAGAATaagttcgtctacagacgcttgtataaaggtgtattaTAGTGTGTAAGGTGTGtttctacactcatatacactactatacaagattatacataattatacaaaaaactgacttcgtcctcttccttgcgtcttttctgaaatttaactcaaatctactccaaatcacttcacaTTTAAAATATAAActcattttgatattttcaatcaattggaataacacccaatccaaacaactaacaaattttaaaaaatccaTTAtcaaaagcaaagctttgaatggtcttcaatggtggacttctaatcttcaattttcttacatttcAAGCAGGTGACACAAGAGGAGAAGTAGAAAATACATGgtcccttgaagcatatgtagaagatgtgagaagaagagagagcaatggttgtaagaacacaaatttttaatttgctagtgctttcaaaatatgtataATGTGAGCTAGGTGGTGTAAAActttgataataggtgaattggactataattaggc
Coding sequences:
- the LOC104226926 gene encoding uncharacterized protein → MAAVRDLNLRQRRWMELIKDYDCSILYHPGKANVVADALSRKSMGSMAHIAPAKRLLAKDTQRLEDTGIGFSVGNSEALLAYAQAKDEALAGKSKDMIVESDGVLQMGDRLCVANVDRLRHVFLEEAQNSKSTIHPGSTKMYHDLKQFYWWEVMIEFIAGCSRSDGGRSCGVVVAGFSGDCSIRRACLCRSFCLDGKQDIPKSLRIGFLKA
- the LOC138874108 gene encoding uncharacterized protein, which translates into the protein MDVSTYNTKFYKLVIYAPYLVPTKEAQVQRFVDGLVGHIYTTVALQMNTLSYSDVVDLARKIENKGRDERVASDLLYRACQIRVEGRDTLDDLIVLDMIDFDMLMGMDWLSSCYVIVDCHAKIKGCLGILAIVNDTRKETVSIENIPVVREFSDVFPKDLPGLPPVREIDFGIDLLPDTQPISIPLYRMAPAELRELKQQLHDLLDKGFIRPSVSPWGVSVLFVKNKDGPLRMCIDYK